Proteins found in one Plasmodium gaboni strain SY75 chromosome 13, whole genome shotgun sequence genomic segment:
- a CDS encoding hypothetical protein (conserved Plasmodium protein, unknown function) has protein sequence MNLLVICIYYLFFLNIEKNISCSCSTTNNKSGVGNLWNRFRGLFKDKEIEKEKNIITYNFIKHYNDEKYFVEENKKNRYFGGYEINHINRLIYMNSFKTYILSAYIPYIYMSVRDIYIVLKKIKELNFNTVYTFLFWPENEYLEDKYDMNNSKLFYLLNFCSSNGLFVILDIGPYINNIYNSNIPTYILFNKKLNDYIRNKYIEKKGDLYKYFISPWENIWKRKRNSIITETRNLNRQIIEKNINNTKTFYKKNNYTYNNIYSLYYFNRVIKWYNYILPQLKKYMNNNNGPIIYLNIDKTFDNNYMYVIIDLKRRKIFNNICNAQNYMEASNISYHNNKTDDDPNFTSINKSSNSDFFLNCIISFFRRIRRSYIMTLGYLLYIKFNKYLRVIYEYDLGLLFINEINKLVQKHLNKVNILTTNYPYINDDFINSYAGNNCYNHFLKNNWLDNECINLNKPCIWSQVWTGAKYSIHNVNSSSILKRKYDDHISYTSPYVKAERKEDQISSPPAPSDDDKKINQPKEKKDNKKNGNDKHENVDNTHNNINNIHNINNIDNNGGDIQNHEGSSDDKGDFINTNFYNDSKNSYKDKTINIDDTNSNGKKKKTKKKQINKNNNYYNNNYIGHIRNFKDLTFNIIIFLAKGGVFLNIFPYYSGNNINNMHSYLEHYSKETGQPLDLYFNQKEPLYSHIKRIFKILYKYGNYLLKDEYYISPIKISHNIELYDYDIIKIVCNYNIKGSTYVKIGHVNYNINSFSCIIYHEYKKKIIYDTSYNYSYEYSYINKKETYLPIDKYLYSLEAINTGPLMCIKEKQQKIIKPSNKNKNKLSKNISIYKKIFTYLFPNNYFHSVYEINVLNHFYLTMDFTKFQWYILSFKHTMNYIKLFLSNYSLYIYIYADNKFIYSGFNEYKFIEIINCKRIYIICANLGLGFPKEQLRTEFFNYINLNHLKYNYQENNFNHSSDNLINSDHNLNDQTGPYVNMNKSRSSKNKRGVNESGISNSKNKINDDNKKENVNSNRDEGVSNEQKDQKVINRMDKNQTNDKKNNYNNNDSIDNNSNNSGSSGFTIFEDLYDYYKNKRYNNHNVYNNFMYDEKNYNMHNYYDEDSTNTYIFIVTRNEYEIFNCVGLNGEIIKNEKHLNEYKKMYNFLDYSFVKTYLMNTQYNDTTDINGKNKNKNKKDNNSNDNNNNDDNNKGTSKDANNSNKNYIQSNDDIQINNEFNQLNIDYHNNNFKSLLTNKKIDMKSITKAFLNLCTSGFFSFIFNKIKYYCKTGIFKYLSSFNKVNKNNTNTPLTWYTLLYFIKNIDFIRSKYSLKLSAYDQKTKNIDGLFRGFVYINNHFLGSFWITDDEDSYEKEINEDEKLKNGKKMKKEKSKFLNNENLIHIPLTRYMRIPTDWLVEGTNIVIIFDEFGGNPYKVEIVREILHGGVYRLTKKEKYVNWILFLFILSIIVFITYFFFKALHNYFKTKEEKERNKQNYQNIIENIITHNIYINSSYDDITEETNTENIQNVSDFLDS, from the coding sequence atgaaCCTTCTTgtaatatgtatttattacctattttttttaaatatagaaaaaaatatttccTGTTCATGTTCTACTACAAATAATAAGAGTGGCGTTGGAAATTTATGGAATAGATTTCGTGGATTATTTAAGGATAAGGAAATAGAGaaagagaaaaatataataacttataattttataaagCATTATAACGATGAGAAATATTTTGTTGAAGAAAATAAGAAGAATAGGTATTTTGGAGGATATgaaataaatcatataaatcgtttaatatatatgaatagttttaaaacatatatattgaGTGCATATAtaccatatatatatatgagtGTACgagatatatatatagtattaaaaaagattaaagaattaaattttaatacagtatatacatttttattttggccagaaaatgaatatttagaagataaatatgatatgaataattcaaaactattttatttattaaatttttgtTCATCTAATGgattatttgttatattagACATAGGTccatatattaataatatatataattctaatattccaacatatatattatttaataaaaaattaaatgattatataagaaataaatatatagaaaagaaaggagatttatataaatattttatatccCCATGGGAAAATATATggaaaagaaaaagaaattcTATTATTACTGAGACAAGAAATTTGAATAGACaaataatagaaaaaaatataaataatacaaaaacattttataaaaaaaataattatacatataataatatatatagtttatattattttaatagAGTTATTAAATGgtataattatatattaccacaattaaaaaaatatatgaataataataatggtcccattatatatttaaatatagataaaacatttgataataattatatgtatgtaatcatagatttaaaaagaagaaaaatttttaataatatatgtaatgcacaaaattatatggaagcatcaaatatatcttatcataataataaaacagATGATGATCCTAATTTTACATCTATAAACAAATCATCAAACTcagatttttttttaaattgtataatatctttttttagAAGAATTCGAAGAAGTTATATTATGACTCTAGgatatttattatatataaaatttaataaatatctAAGAGTAATTTATGAATATGATTTAGGcttattatttataaatgaaataaacaaattagttcaaaaacatttaaataaggttaatatattaacaaCTAATTATccttatataaatgatgattttattaattcCTATGCAGGAAATAATTGttataatcattttttaaaaaataattgGCTTGATAATGAAtgtataaatttaaataaacCATGTATATGGTCTCAAGTATGGACAGGGGCTAAATATAGTATTCACAATGTAAACTCATCCAGTATattaaaaaggaaatatgATGATCATATATCATATACCTCACCCTATGTTAAGGCAGAAAGAAAGGAAGACCAAATATCATCTCCTCCTGCTCCTTctgatgatgataaaaaaataaaccaacctaaagaaaaaaaggataataaaaaaaatggaaacGATAAACACGAAAATGTTGATAATacacataataatataaataatatacataatataaataatatagataataatgGGGGAGATATACAAAATCATGAAGGGTCATCAGATGATAAAGGAGATTTTATAAATACcaatttttataatgattCAAAAAATTCTTATAAAGACAAAACGATAAATATAGATGATACAAATTCgaatggaaaaaaaaaaaaaacaaaaaaaaaacaaataaataaaaataataattattataataataattatatagGTCATATAAGAAATTTTAAAGATCTAACATTCaacattataatatttctagCGAAAGGAGGTGTGTTTTTAAATATCTTTCCATATTATAGTggaaataatattaataatatgcACTCGTATTTAGAACATTATAGTAAAGAAACAGGACAACCATtagatttatattttaatcAGAAAGAACCTTTATATTCTCATATAAAACGTatctttaaaatattatacaagTATGGAAATTATTTACTAAAAgatgaatattatattagtccaataaaaatatcacataatatagaattatatgattatgatataataaaaattgtatgtaattataatattaaagGAAGTACATATGTAAAAATTGGACAtgtaaattataatattaatagtttcagttgtattatatatcatgaatataaaaaaaaaattatttatgatacatcatataattattcatatgaatattcttatataaataaaaaagaaacataTTTGCCAAtagataaatatttatattcattagAAGCTATAAATACAGGACCATTGATGTgtataaaagaaaaacaacaaaaaattattaaaccatcaaataaaaataaaaataaattatctaaaaatataagtatatataaaaaaatatttacatatcTATTTCCTAATAATTACTTTCATAGTgtatatgaaataaatgtattaaatcatttttatttaacTATGGACTTTACAAAATTCCAGTggtatattttatcattcAAACATACtatgaattatattaaattatttcttaGCAATTAtagtttatatatttatatatatgcagataataaatttatatatagtggatttaatgaatataaGTTTATAGAAATTATCAACTGTAAAcgtatatatattatctgTGCAAATCTTGGTTTAGGATTTCCTAAAGAACAACTAAGAACagaattttttaattatattaatttgaatcatttaaaatataattatcaagaaaataattttaatcATTCATCtgataatttaataaattctGATCACAATTTGAATGACCAAACTGGACCATATGTCAACATGAATAAATCCAGATCATCAAAAAATAAGAGAGGTGTGAATGAATCTGGCATCTCTAATTCgaagaataaaataaatgatgataacAAAAAGGAAAATGTAAATTCAAATAGGGATGAAGGTGTTTCAAATGAACAGAAGGATCAAAAGGTTATTAATAGAATGGATAAAAATCAGACAAAcgacaaaaaaaataattataataacaatgatagtattgataataatagtaataatagtGGTAGTAGTGGTTTTACCATTTTTGAAGACTTATAcgattattataaaaacaagagatataataatcataatgtatataataattttatgtatgatgaaaagaattataacatgcataattattatgatgaaGATAGTACAAAcacttatatatttatagtaACAAGAAATGAGTACgaaatatttaattgtGTTGGATTGAATGgtgaaataataaaaaatgaaaaacatttgaatgaatataaaaaaatgtataacTTTTTGGATTATTCATTTGTAAAAACGTATTTAATGAATACTCAATATAATGATACAACTGATATaaatggaaaaaataaaaataaaaataaaaaggacAACAATAGTAatgacaataataataatgatgataataataaaggaACAAGTAAAGATGCgaataatagtaataaaaattatatacaatCCAATGATGATATCCAAATAAACAATGAATTCAATCAATTAAATATAGACTAccataataataattttaaatcattactaacaaataaaaaaatagatatGAAAAGTATTACAAAAGcatttttaaatttgtGTACATCTGGATTTTTTTCGttcatatttaataaaataaaatattattgtaaaactggaatatttaaatatttaagTTCATTCAATAAAGtcaataaaaataatacaaatacACCTTTAACTTGgtatacattattatactttataaaaaatatagattTTATACGTTCTAAGTATTCTTTAAAATTGTCTGCATATGATcaaaaaacaaaaaacaTTGATGGCTTATTTAGAGGATTTGTCTATATtaataatcattttttagGAAGTTTTTGGATAACAGATGATGAAGATAGttatgaaaaagaaattaatgaagatgaaaaattaaaaaatggaaaaaaaatgaaaaaagaaaaaagtaaatttttaaataatgaaaatttaatacatatacCATTAACAAGATATATGAGAATACCAACAGATTGGTTAGTTGAAGGTACaaatattgttattatatttgatGAGTTTGGGGGGAATCCATATAAAGTTGAAATTGTAAGAGAAATACTACATGGTGGTGTATACAGACtaacaaaaaaagaaaaatatgtCAACTGGATACtcttcctttttattttaagtattattgtttttattacatatttcttttttaaagccttacataattattttaaaacaaaagaagaaaaggaaagaaacaaacaaaactatcaaaatattatcgaaaatattataacacataatatatatataaatagtTCCTACGATGATATCACTGAAGAAACAAATACAgaaaatattcaaaatgTTAGTGACTTCTTGGATTcgtaa
- a CDS encoding glycerol kinase, which translates to MNVILSIDQSTQSTKVFFYDEELNIVHSNNLNHEQKCLKPGWYEHDPIEIMNNLYDLMNEGIKVLKDKYTSVIIKCIGITNQRETVIIWDRITGKPLYNAIVWLDTRVEELVTEFSEKYNNNDIQKKTGTHFNTYFSAFKILWLIQNKPEIKQKIDDGTAVIGNINTWLIFNLTKGNCYTDVTNASRTLLMDINTLQWDEKMCKIFNITNMSVLPEIKSNCSNFGLVKSERVPDYLNIPITGCIGDQQSACIGQAIFDEGEAKCTYGTGVFLLINTGEKVVYSTCGLITTVCYKFNDNDKPKYALEGSIGTAGSGVSWLLKNKLIDDPSEASDIMEKCENTTGVIFVPAFSGLYAPRWRSDARASIYGMTFNTERSHIVRALLEGIAFQLNEIVDSLTSDMGIEMLHVLRCDGGMTKNKPFMQFNSDIINTKIEVSKYKEVTSLGAAVLAGLEVKIWDSLDSVKSLLRRSDAVFHSKMDDKNRKKKTYEWNKAVERTLIQL; encoded by the coding sequence atgaatgtCATATTAAGTATAGACCAAAGCACACAATCAACCAAAGTGTTTTTCTATGatgaagaattaaatattgTTCACTCCAATAATTTAAATCACGAACAAAAATGTTTGAAACCTGGTTGGTATGAACATGATCCAATAGAGATTATGAAcaatttatatgatttaatGAATGAAGGAATAAAAgttttaaaagataaatatacatctgttataataaaatgtatagGTATTACTAACCAAAGAGAGACTGTAATAATATGGGATAGAATTACAGGAAAACCTTTATATAATGCTATAGTTTGGCTAGATACACGTGTAGAAGAACTTGTTACAGAATTTTCTgagaaatataataataatgatattcAGAAAAAAACAGGAACTCActttaatacatattttagtgcttttaaaatattgtGGTTAATTCAAAACAAGCCAGAAATCAAACAAAAAATTGATGATGGTACTGCTGTTATAGgaaatattaatacatggcttatttttaatttaacTAAAGGAAATTGTTATACAGATGTTACCAATGCTTCAAGAACTTTATTAATGGATATTAATACATTACAATGGGATGAAAAAATGTgcaaaatatttaatattactAATATGTCTGTTTTACCtgaaataaaaagtaattGTTCTAATTTTGGTTTAGTTAAGTCAGAACGTGTTCCtgattatttaaatattccTATTACTGGATGTATTGGAGATCAACAAAGTGCATGCATTGGTCAAGCTATCTTCGACGAAGGTGAAGCTAAATGTACCTATGGTACAGGTGTATTCCTTTTAATCAATACAGGAGAAAAAGTTGTATATTCTACATGTGGTTTAATTACTACTGTATGttataaatttaatgataatgataaacCTAAATATGCTCTTGAAGGTTCTATAGGTACTGCTGGATCTGGGGTTTCATGGCTTCTTAAAAACAAACTAATTGATGATCCAAGTGAAGCTAGCGATATTATGGAAAAATGTGAAAATACAACAGGAGTAATTTTTGTACCAGCTTTCAGTGGATTATATGCACCCAGATGGAGATCAGATGCACGTGCATCCATATATGGAATGACTTTTAATACAGAAAGAAGCCATATTGTAAGAGCACTATTAGAAGGTATAGCTTTTCAGTTAAATGAAATTGTTGATTCCTTAACATCAGATATGGGCATTGAAATGTTACATGTCTTACGATGTGATGGAGGTATGACCAAAAATAAACCATTTATGCAATTTAACTCagatattattaatacaaaaattgaagtttcaaaatataaagaagTAACTTCTCTTGGTGCTGCAGTTCTAGCTGGATTAGAAGTTAAAATATGGGACAGTCTAGATTCTGTCAAAAGTTTATTAAGGAGAAGTGATGCCGTTTTTCATTCTAAAATGGATGATaaaaacagaaaaaaaaaaacttatGAATGGAATAAAGCTGTCGAAAGGACATTAATACAGTtgtaa
- a CDS encoding putative 60S ribosomal protein L17, with amino-acid sequence MVKYAKKIRNLGKCAKGAGVDLRVHFKNTYEAARAIRRMKLLEAKKYLNDVIEKKRCVPFRKFNGGVGRTNQAKEFNHTQGRWPVKSCKFLLNILDNVQANAESRNLDVSKLKLIHVMVNKARPGRRRTYKAHGRINPFMSSPCHIQMIAREISKPAKKSLLSNAEKQKKLPFKVTLKKLIKLNISHQNRLKNKKVQKLETVQ; translated from the exons ATGGTTAAATATGctaaaaaaataagaaacCTTGGGAAAt GTGCCAAGGGAGCAGGTGTTGATTTGAGGGTACACTTTAAAAATACTTATGAGGCTGCAAGAGCTATAAGGAGAATGAAATTATTAGAAGCtaagaaatatttaaatgatgttattgaaaagaaaagatGTGTACCTTTCCGTAAATTTAATGGGGGTGTAGGAAGAACAAACCAAGCTAAAGAATTTAATCATACACAAGGAAGATGGCCAGTTAAATCTTGTAAATTCTTATTGAATATTCTTGATAATGTACAAGCCAACGCAGAG TCAAGAAATTTGGATGTGAgtaaattaaaattaattcaTGTTATGGTAAACAAGGCTCGTCCAGGTAGAAGAAGAACATACAAGGCACATGGTAGAATTAATCCTTTCATGTCATCACCTTGTCATATACAAATGATTGCAAGAGAAATTAGCAAACCAGCCAAAAAATCTCTTTTATCAAATGCTgagaaacaaaaaaaattaccTTTCAAAGTTAccttaaaaaaattaattaaattaaatatatccCACCAAAATAGacttaaaaataaaaaagttCAAAAACTAGAAACAGTTcaataa